A region of uncultured Desulfobacter sp. DNA encodes the following proteins:
- a CDS encoding ABC transporter permease encodes MNHMTLDATMEISRRPWQTALGKISTFFYRRPLVFLAVLLMPPLLWLGVVYIGSLFSLLLQSFFSIDPFSGMINRELTFATYGELFSAANMDIVLRTTAMAGSVTLASALIAFPIAYFMARYAKGRTKAMLYLAVMLPLWSSYLVRVYSWKLILAKEGILSWIFAKIGLSWLLDSLLALPVVGGSSLSVSYIGTFLVFVYIWMPYMILPIQASLERVPASLIEASADLGASPGQSFTKVIFPLAFPGVVAGSIFTFSLTLGDYIIPGIIGSSRFFIGQAVYSHQGIAGNIPLAAAFSVVPIIIMAVYLAIAKRLGAFDAI; translated from the coding sequence ATGAATCATATGACCCTTGATGCCACAATGGAAATCAGCCGGCGCCCCTGGCAGACGGCATTAGGAAAAATTTCCACCTTTTTTTACCGGCGGCCCCTGGTTTTCCTTGCCGTCCTGCTCATGCCCCCTTTGCTCTGGCTGGGGGTGGTGTATATCGGCTCCCTTTTTTCACTGCTCCTGCAAAGTTTTTTCTCCATTGATCCGTTCAGCGGAATGATCAACCGGGAGCTGACCTTTGCCACCTATGGCGAGCTGTTTTCTGCGGCCAATATGGATATCGTTTTAAGAACCACGGCGATGGCGGGATCCGTGACCCTGGCATCGGCACTGATCGCCTTTCCCATCGCCTATTTCATGGCAAGGTATGCCAAAGGGCGGACCAAGGCGATGCTCTATCTTGCGGTGATGCTGCCCCTGTGGTCCAGTTATCTTGTCCGGGTCTATTCCTGGAAGCTGATCCTTGCAAAGGAGGGTATTTTAAGCTGGATTTTCGCCAAGATAGGGCTTTCATGGCTGCTGGACAGCCTTTTGGCTTTGCCCGTGGTGGGTGGATCCTCCCTGTCGGTGAGCTATATCGGCACCTTCCTGGTGTTTGTCTATATCTGGATGCCCTATATGATCCTGCCCATCCAGGCCTCCCTTGAACGGGTGCCCGCCTCTTTGATCGAAGCCTCGGCCGATCTGGGCGCATCGCCGGGCCAGTCCTTTACAAAAGTAATCTTTCCCCTGGCGTTTCCCGGGGTGGTGGCCGGTTCAATTTTCACCTTTTCTCTGACCCTGGGCGATTACATTATTCCGGGTATTATCGGCTCGTCCAGATTTTTCATCGGCCAGGCCGTGTACTCCCACCAGGGAATTGCCGGAAATATTCCTCTGGCGGCGGCCTTTTCCGTTGTGCCCATAATTATCATGGCGGTTTATCTGGCCATTGCAAAAAGACTGGGGGCTTTTGATGCGATTTAA
- a CDS encoding ABC transporter substrate-binding protein has translation MPKHMTAILIALLVSFYLPLSATAKPMEKIGPLEDVLDIVAWPGYIERGDTDSAYDWVTEFEKKYHCTVRVKTAGTSDEMVALMNQGGFDLVTASGDATLRLVAGKRVQEINTGLIPSWNTVDERLQNAPWHTIDGKHYGVPYQWGANVLMYNTEVFKTPPTSWKVVFEEMTLSDGKSNKGRVQAFDGPIYIADAALYLKKHKPELGIKDPYELNETQYKAAIELLRSQRKIVNRYWHDAFVQIDDFTNEGVVASSAWPFQVNILQSKGQPVASTIPEEGATGWADTTMLHADAPHPNLAYKWLEWSLNKKLQGDLASWFGSVPVVLDACRGNVLLGENGCQTNGLNYFDQISFWRTPVAKCKSQDRCEPYYKWVTDYIAILGGR, from the coding sequence ATGCCCAAGCACATGACCGCAATACTGATTGCACTGCTTGTCTCGTTTTATTTGCCGCTGTCCGCCACAGCAAAACCCATGGAAAAGATCGGCCCCCTGGAAGATGTCCTGGATATTGTTGCCTGGCCCGGATATATCGAGCGCGGAGATACAGACTCCGCCTATGACTGGGTCACGGAATTTGAAAAGAAATACCACTGCACAGTCCGGGTGAAAACCGCAGGCACGTCCGATGAGATGGTGGCTTTGATGAATCAGGGCGGGTTCGACCTGGTAACGGCTTCCGGAGATGCAACGCTGAGGCTTGTGGCAGGCAAACGGGTCCAGGAAATCAATACCGGTTTGATCCCGAGCTGGAACACGGTGGATGAAAGACTGCAAAACGCCCCCTGGCATACCATAGACGGCAAGCATTACGGCGTTCCCTACCAGTGGGGGGCCAATGTGCTCATGTACAATACCGAGGTATTTAAAACCCCGCCCACATCCTGGAAGGTGGTTTTCGAGGAGATGACCCTTTCGGACGGCAAATCCAACAAGGGACGGGTCCAGGCGTTTGACGGCCCCATATACATTGCCGATGCCGCCCTTTATCTGAAAAAACACAAACCCGAACTTGGAATCAAAGATCCGTACGAACTCAATGAAACCCAGTATAAAGCTGCCATTGAACTTTTGCGCAGCCAGCGCAAGATAGTCAATCGTTACTGGCATGACGCTTTTGTTCAGATTGACGATTTTACCAACGAAGGGGTGGTTGCCTCGTCAGCCTGGCCTTTTCAGGTGAATATACTGCAGTCCAAGGGTCAGCCCGTGGCCAGCACCATCCCCGAAGAGGGTGCAACAGGCTGGGCCGACACCACCATGCTCCATGCCGATGCCCCCCATCCCAATCTGGCGTACAAATGGCTGGAGTGGTCCTTGAACAAAAAACTGCAGGGGGATCTGGCGTCCTGGTTCGGCAGTGTGCCCGTGGTGCTTGACGCCTGCAGGGGGAACGTACTTTTGGGCGAAAACGGATGTCAGACCAATGGCCTGAATTATTTTGACCAAATCAGCTTCTGGCGTACCCCTGTGGCCAAGTGCAAGAGCCAGGACCGGTGTGAACCTTACTACAAGTGGGTAACCGACTATATTGCTATTTTGGGCGGACGTTAA
- a CDS encoding ABC transporter ATP-binding protein codes for MESNYAIRFTDVCRYYGTVHALDHVSFDVADGEFFSMLGPSGSGKTTSLRLIAGFETPTSGQILIHGTRADGVPPYNRNVNTVFQDYALFPHMTILENVSYGLMVKGMKKKEYIKKAQEMLALVKLRDMGSRKPSQLSGGQRQRVALARALVNQPRVLLLDEPLGALDLKLRKQMQIELKSLQRELGITFIYVTHDQDEALSMSDRLAVFRRGQIEQIGTPRDVYEYPDTPFVADFVGNANIIEKAAAQKITGTSAAFAVRPEKVRLAPDNQSLPPDHFSIRGKISDIHYHGAGSMITLTVDEDTSVVLIQPHDSTDGSLAENICLGAEKTVMWHRDDNREFKGTK; via the coding sequence ATGGAAAGCAATTACGCAATAAGATTTACAGATGTCTGCCGCTATTACGGCACCGTCCATGCCCTGGACCATGTCAGCTTTGATGTGGCGGACGGGGAGTTCTTCTCCATGCTCGGCCCGTCAGGATCGGGAAAAACCACAAGCCTGAGATTAATTGCAGGGTTTGAGACGCCGACATCGGGACAGATTTTAATCCACGGCACCCGGGCGGACGGTGTCCCGCCATACAACCGCAATGTCAATACGGTTTTCCAGGATTATGCGCTGTTCCCCCATATGACCATTCTTGAAAATGTCTCCTATGGTCTGATGGTCAAAGGAATGAAAAAAAAGGAATATATCAAAAAGGCCCAGGAGATGCTCGCCCTGGTCAAGCTTCGGGATATGGGCAGCCGAAAGCCGTCCCAGCTTTCCGGGGGGCAGCGCCAGCGGGTGGCTCTGGCCCGGGCCCTGGTCAATCAGCCCCGGGTGCTGTTGCTGGATGAGCCCCTGGGCGCCCTGGATCTCAAGCTGAGAAAGCAGATGCAGATCGAGCTTAAATCCCTGCAGCGGGAACTTGGCATCACATTTATTTATGTGACCCACGACCAGGACGAGGCACTTTCCATGAGCGACCGCCTGGCGGTTTTCCGGCGGGGACAGATTGAACAGATCGGCACTCCCCGGGATGTGTACGAATATCCTGACACCCCTTTTGTGGCGGATTTTGTGGGCAATGCCAATATCATAGAAAAAGCAGCAGCACAGAAAATCACCGGTACATCCGCCGCCTTTGCCGTGCGGCCGGAAAAGGTGCGGTTGGCTCCTGATAACCAGTCATTACCCCCAGACCATTTTTCCATCCGGGGTAAAATCAGCGACATCCATTACCATGGTGCCGGCTCCATGATCACGCTGACGGTTGATGAAGATACCTCTGTGGTCCTGATCCAGCCCCACGATTCAACGGATGGAAGTCTGGCGGAAAATATCTGCCTGGGGGCGGAAAAGACCGTCATGTGGCACAGGGACGACAACCGGGAATTTAAGGGGACCAAATGA
- a CDS encoding ABC transporter permease, protein MRFKHNDKSRQNNNSPVFLKISATLGLLFLHIPFAFILLYAFSTEDKSYQFPPPGLTLKWFSVAFHRQDIWDAIFLSLRVACTSTLIAVMLGTLAAAALYKKKFFGRETISLLIILPIALPGVITGISLRSAFHLGHIPFSFWTIVLGHATFCIVVVYNNAVARFRRLSASQIEASMDLGANGIQTIYHVVLPNIATALMAGGMLAFALSFDEVIVTTFTAGQQSTLPIWMLTELVRPRQRPVTNVVAVFILAVTFIPILLAYYFTQGTQDIEGGGK, encoded by the coding sequence ATGCGATTTAAACACAACGACAAATCAAGACAAAATAATAACTCACCGGTGTTTTTAAAAATTTCTGCAACACTGGGGCTGCTGTTTCTTCACATCCCGTTTGCATTTATTCTGCTTTATGCTTTTTCCACCGAGGATAAATCCTATCAATTTCCTCCCCCCGGATTGACCCTTAAATGGTTTTCCGTGGCCTTTCACCGGCAGGATATCTGGGATGCCATTTTTCTGTCGCTGCGGGTGGCCTGCACCTCAACCCTTATTGCCGTGATGCTGGGGACCCTGGCTGCCGCAGCCCTGTATAAAAAGAAATTTTTCGGCAGAGAAACCATCTCTCTTCTGATCATCCTGCCCATTGCCTTGCCTGGTGTCATTACGGGCATCTCCCTGCGAAGCGCCTTTCATCTGGGACACATCCCTTTCAGCTTTTGGACCATTGTGCTGGGTCACGCCACGTTTTGTATCGTTGTGGTGTACAACAATGCCGTGGCCCGATTCAGGCGGCTGTCCGCATCCCAAATTGAAGCGTCCATGGATCTGGGGGCAAACGGCATCCAGACCATTTACCACGTGGTGCTGCCAAATATCGCCACAGCTCTTATGGCCGGCGGCATGCTGGCGTTTGCATTGAGCTTTGACGAGGTCATTGTGACCACCTTTACCGCAGGCCAGCAATCCACCCTTCCCATCTGGATGCTCACAGAACTTGTGAGGCCAAGGCAGCGCCCCGTGACAAATGTGGTGGCTGTTTTTATCCTTGCGGTGACCTTTATCCCCATATTGCTCGCCTATTATTTCACCCAGGGAACCCAAGATATAGAGGGCGGTGGGAAATAA
- a CDS encoding LuxR C-terminal-related transcriptional regulator: MNADIQNAIKQEVSQLGERLKTIEDLLSNRSGEENQRTFENETNSAVTELSYALVTSNASLPGIANIVLNYAKVFTRSESGYVSSIDPGTKNNICHTLTGMMGDSCQMKDYEKGIVFPVGPDGKYPTLWGHCLNTKEAFYTNCPRTHEASTGTPENHIKLRNFLSVPAIIENEVYGQISLVNTIKGYTDYELQGVKRLAAVFALAIQREMDKVKLKQEVKRRMALEGNLHKGDKTFSQIDLEETNRALRALLEQRGVEQKETEKKIIQNVNHLISPYFEKLEQTGLTLQQQAYIKIIKNNLMDVISPFMTKAKSVGIYLTPQELQVASMIRSGHSSKDIAEVLDITPNSVNFHRKNLRRKFKIRNRQVNLQTYLLAFDKL; encoded by the coding sequence GTGAACGCAGACATTCAAAACGCCATTAAACAAGAGGTGTCACAACTTGGTGAACGCCTTAAAACCATTGAGGACCTGCTTTCCAACCGTTCTGGGGAGGAGAACCAGAGAACCTTTGAAAATGAGACCAATTCGGCTGTTACGGAATTATCTTACGCCCTGGTGACTTCCAATGCGTCCTTGCCCGGTATCGCCAATATTGTTCTCAATTATGCCAAGGTGTTTACGCGAAGTGAAAGCGGATATGTCTCCTCCATTGATCCTGGGACCAAAAACAACATTTGCCACACCCTCACAGGAATGATGGGCGATTCATGTCAGATGAAAGATTATGAAAAAGGCATTGTTTTTCCTGTGGGCCCGGATGGGAAATATCCCACTCTGTGGGGTCATTGCCTGAATACCAAAGAAGCGTTTTACACCAACTGCCCCCGGACCCATGAAGCATCCACAGGGACTCCGGAAAACCATATTAAACTGCGCAACTTTTTATCCGTTCCGGCCATCATTGAAAATGAAGTGTACGGCCAGATCTCTTTGGTAAATACCATTAAAGGCTATACCGACTACGAACTCCAAGGGGTCAAACGTCTGGCTGCGGTTTTTGCCCTGGCCATCCAAAGGGAGATGGACAAGGTTAAATTAAAGCAGGAAGTTAAAAGGCGCATGGCCCTTGAGGGAAATCTGCATAAAGGAGATAAGACGTTCAGCCAGATTGATCTGGAAGAGACCAACCGGGCGCTTCGTGCCCTGCTCGAACAGCGCGGGGTGGAGCAAAAAGAAACAGAGAAAAAAATTATTCAGAACGTCAATCACCTGATCTCCCCCTATTTTGAAAAGCTGGAACAGACCGGACTGACATTACAACAGCAGGCCTATATCAAAATTATCAAAAACAATTTGATGGATGTGATCTCCCCGTTCATGACCAAGGCAAAATCGGTGGGGATATATCTGACCCCCCAGGAGCTCCAGGTAGCTTCCATGATCCGCTCGGGACATTCATCCAAGGATATTGCAGAAGTTCTTGATATAACGCCGAACTCCGTAAACTTTCACCGGAAAAATTTAAGGCGCAAGTTTAAGATCCGGAACAGGCAGGTCAACCTGCAGACTTATCTTCTGGCTTTCGATAAGTTGTAG